The stretch of DNA GGCGAGCCGGAAGCGTCAGCGCCCGGAGTGATGTGACGAGGGACTCAAGCCGACGTACCAAGCGTGGCGCGACTCCGGGCGCCTACGCTTCCGGCTCGCCGACGAACGGCGGAGGACAGTGCGATGGTGAGTAGTGCGGCGGCTACGGTCGTCGGCTCAGGGACCGCGAGCGATGACGAGAGCGTGCGGCCGTAGTTGGCGGCCCAGATGTCGTAGTCGGCAGCGGTGTACTGCTGGCCGAAGCCGTCGCGCCAGACGGTGTAGTCGGCGGCATCAACAGCGCCGTCGTCGTTGAAATCGCCAGCGAGGCCAATCGACAACCAGAGCGAGTCGCCCATCACGAACGTGGTGTAGCCCGCCGTGACGGATGCGAAGTCGCCGACGATGGCGTCGGCGGTGATGATTTCCCAGATGCCCGATGAGGGGGTGAAGCCGTCTTGCAGGACAACCTCAAGGGAGCCGCTGAGCGTGGCGACGCCAGTGGCGGTGACGGTGTCGTGCGCCAACGCGGATAGCTCGATCTCAAGGGCGCCAGAGTTGATCGCCAAATCGCCGCCGATCGCTAGATTGCCGATCGCTACGCCGGGCGAGAGTTTGCCGCCATCGACAGCGAGGTCGAAGGTGACGCTCTCGGTCCGGAGTTCGCCGCCGGTGAAGCTCATGGAGCCAAGGGCGCTCTTGGCAAGGGCTGGCGCGACCAGGAGACCGCCGCTGATCGAAAGGCTCGCCGTGGCCGAATCGTGGCCGCCGATGACGACGCCCTCGGCCGTTTGGAGCCAGCCGCTGGTGATGCTGAGCGAGGCGTTGTCGCCGGCTTGGTCGCCGAGTCGGAGCAAGCCGGCGTGCTGGCCCACGGCGTCAACGATCACGCTGCCGCTGCGGATCGTGGCGAGGTCGTGCCGCGAAGGCTGCCAGAGGCTTCCGGCGGTGACGCCGTCGTTGGTGCGCCAATTCTCGATCCGCGCGTAACGAGCGCCGGCGTCGCCGGTGAACTCGATCGGAGCAGTAGCGGGGAACTCGCCGCGTTCGTTGATGAACTCGATGAGGTTGACGTAGCCGTCGCCGTCGAAGTCGAGCTTCCAGTCGAGGTTCGAGTTGGGGTTGAGCCCGTGGGCGACCTCCCAGGCGTCGGGCATGCCGTCGCCATCGGTGTCGTAGCCGGCCGGGTGGTAAGTCGCGGCGGCGTTGTTGACCAAGGCCAGTTCCGACGCGATCGGCGCGGCGGGGCTCGGGCCGTTGGACGGCGCCGTCATGTTGACCGCATTGCCGACGATCCGCTGGTCGATCGTATCGCGTCCCCAGGCCGAGTTGCCGGCGTGGGCAATCACCGAGTGGTACGCGTCGAGCGCCGATTGGGTCGTCACCGGCGCCATGTCGAACGGAGTCGCACGCTGGGTGAAGGTCGACTGCGGCGAAGTCGTCAGCAGCTGAAACATGTTCCAGCCCGTGTCCGCCCCGTTGGGCTCGCCGGACGGATTCGCCTGCCGATCCGAGTCGATGAAGTTACCCGATTGATAGGCTTCGACGTTGGTGTTTTTGTCGATGACAAACGCACGGTTGGCGTTGGCGGTAGTCCAGGGGCCCGCTACGAGATAGTTGCCGACGTAATTGACGTCGACATACTCTTCGTCGTCCTCACTGCTGCCGCCGGCATACGTCGCGCGGTCGCTCCAGTTGTACATCACATTGTTCCGCACGTCGGCGGTGAGCAGCGTGCCGTTGTAACTCCCCAGCCGTGGCTGTCGGCTGCGATTGTTGGCGTACAGGTTGTGGTGGATCGAGACCGAGGCGTCGCTCCGCGGGCGGGCGAGCGTGCCGTACGAGTGCGTGCCGCCGGTAGCGTCGGCGATGATCGAATGCTGGACGGTAATGTTAGTGTTGTTATTGGCGATCGAGAGGTTTTCGTCCTCGGCCCAAGTGGCGGTGACATGGTCGAGGATCATGTTCGAGCCAACGTTGGTAGGCGTGGCCGAGCTGCCGCCGGCGAAGGTGATCGCGTCGGAGCCGTCGCCGGTTCCTTTGCGGAACGTCAGGTACCGCAGGACGATGTTGGTGTTGTCACGGTTGTTGCTGTGCGTGATCTGGACTGTCTCGCCGGTGATAGTGACCTCACCGGGCGCCGTTTGGCCAGCGATGTAGTAGTTCTGGATGTTCTTAATGTCGAGGCTGTCGGAGGTGAGGTTTATCGTGCCAGCGACATCGAAGAGGATAATGCGGTTGGCGGTGTTCTCTTGGAACGCGCCGCGGAGCGAGCCCGGGCCGTCATCATTCAGGTTCGTGACGCGATAGACCGTGGCGTTGGAGAACCAACCGCCGGCGGGCGCCGTTCCCAAGAACGAGCCGCCGAAACCCTCGGCGCCCGGGAAGAACGGCAACTGGGCCGCAGTGGTCGCGGTTATTGCGACGCACAAAGCGAGAGCGATGAGCGGGCGATTTCGCATGATTTATGGATAGTCCGGGAGTCCCCGACGCCAGTCGTGGGAGTGAAGACGGCGCTCGACCGTGGCGCCGCTCCGGGCGCTGCGGCTTCCGGCTCGCCTCGATCGAAGGGCCTTTATCGAGAAGGGGCCGGCCGAGACGCGCCGGCCGGCCCCTAGAATTTGTCACAGCACCCCGTTGCGTTCAGCTACGACGACGCAGTAGAGCGGCGGCGCCGAGCAGGGCGATCGCTGCCGTTGCCGGCTCGGGGATCGCGGCGATGTGCTCGATCTGGATGCGATTGATGTCGATCACGTCGGCGGTCGTCGTGTTGTTCGAGAAGCGGAAGAAGAGCTGCTCGAACGTCGTAGCGATCGGGCCGGCGCCAAGCGTCGCCGCGCCGTTAGGATCGTCGGTCGTCGAGTGCGACGAGATAACGCCGCCGGCATCGGCGATCGAGAACGAGACGTTCATCACGTCCGCGGCAGCGCGCTCCAGCTCGAGGCTGAGTGTGTACTGCGTGTCGAGCGCGTTGACGATCGGCGAGCCGCCGCTGCTGGTCGTGTAGACGCCGGTCGAACCGAGGAGGCTCCCCGTGCCGGTTCGCTTCCCGACCTGCGCGCCCGTGCCGCCGGCGCCGTCCGAATTGAGGGCGATCAGCACGGCGTAGCCGTTCGAGTCGGTCCAGAGTCCGCCGCCGTTGTCGCTATTGGTGTCGCTCATCAACTGCCCGTCGGTCGGATCGTTGAACAAACCGAAGCGGAAGCTCCGCGACGTGTTGGCGTACAGCCCGCCACGGGGGGTGAAATCGACCGTCGCAACGAGCTTGTCGCCGACGGCGAGGTCCACTTCCGAGCCATCGGCGGCGAAATGTGTCCACAGCTTTTTGCTGCCGCCGTCCTGGGTGAAGGCGAGCGAACCCGGGCTGACGGCCGCGTCGGCGACGTGCGAGAGCCAGACGGCCGACTCATTGGGGAGATTGGTTTCGCCACGGCTGCCGTCGGCGAACGAGTCGTTGAGGAGAATCGCCGCCGAGGCGGCGGGGCCCGTTGTCGTCACAGCGAGGCCCAGCATAAGGGCCCAGCCGATCCGGCTAGGGACGAGAGCGAGTGTCTTGTTCATGAGCAACTCCGGGGGTCTACCGCAAGAAAAGGATGCGAGTCAAAAGAAGGACGCGAGACCAGGGCCACCTCAGCGGCCAGCGAGACGAGTGGCGGCGCGGACGCCGCTAGGGAAAAGCCGTGGGCGAACTTCATCGCCACCCTCACCGTAATCCCGGCCTCCGGGACCCACAATTCGCCTGCTTGCAGAGCGGGGGTGAAAAACCGCACTTATTCAGGACAACTCGCTTGTGGTGCGTTATTGCTCCCGACAATTGCAACCAGTGCGGATGACCCTTTCGCCAAGCGTGGATAGGGTGAATGACGGCTGGTCGTTGAAAACCGCTCGGCCCTCTCGTCACTCAGTTTGCCGCTGGCTCATGCTAGCGGCTGTAACGCGACGCCCGGTGTGATGGGAGTGTCGAGTCGCACGGCGCCGAGACCTGGGTGAAGACTCGGCACTCGGCAACCAGGCGGTAGATTCCTAAATTTATTGGCGGACTTTGCGCGGCAATGGACAGTCTCGGTCAAAAGCATCCTCGCACCGGCGGGCCTCACGGCGCTAACGGCGCGGGCTCGTCCAACGGAGCGAACGGCTCGGCGGCGCACGCGACAGCGCTGGAGACGATCGTCCGTGACGCGGTCCGCACGACGCCCGTCTGGGACCTGCACACACACCTCTACCCGGTGGCGTTCGGCACCCCCAACGCCGGCGCCGGGGCGCCCACGGACCCGAAGGGGCTGCTGTTGTGGGGCGTCGATGAGCTGCTGACCTACCACTACCTCGTGGCCGAGGTCTTCCGCGTCGTCCCCAGTCGCGTGCTGCCCTATCAAGACTTCTGGCGGATGTCGAAGGAGGCGCAGGCCGACCACATCTGGCGCCACCTGTTCCTCGAACGCAGCCCGATCAGCGAGGCCTGCCGCGGCGTGCTGACGACACTCCAGGCGCTGGGCCTCGACCCCGACGAGCGCGACCTGGGCCGTTACCGCCGCTGGTTCGCCGCTCAAAACCCGGACGATCACATCGACCGCGTCATGGAGCTCGGCGGCGTCAACCGGATCACGATGACCAACGCGGTGTTCGACGACAACGAACGGTTGCGTTGGCTCGAGAATCCTAATGTCGGCGCCGACTCGCGTTTCGAGGGCGTGCTGCGGTTCGACCCGCTGGTGCGTGACTGGCCCGCGGCGGCGGCGAAGCTCACCCGCTGGGGCTACGCGGCGAGCGAGACACTCGATGACGCCAGCATCGCCAACGCCCGCCGGTTCCTCAACGACTGGATCGACCGCGTCAAAGCGATCTACTGCGCCGTCAGCTTGCCGCCCTCGTTCCGATACGACTCGCCCGATGACGGCTCTTACAGCAGCCGCGTGCTCGCCGACATCGTGCTACCGGTGCTCGCCGAGCGCGACCTGCCCTTTGCGATGATGATCGGCTCGCAGCTGCAGGTGAACCCGGCGCTGGGCGACGCGGGCGACATGGTCGGCCCGGCGGACGTGTTCAGCGTCACCCGCCTAGCGAACGACTTCCCGCAGAACCGCTTCCTGTGCACGATGCTCGCCCGAGAGAACCAGCACGCCCTGGCGGTCGCGGCCCGCAAGTTCGGCAACCTCTTGGTGTTCGGCTGCTGGTGGTTCCTCAACAACCCGTCGCTGGTCGAAGAGATCACCCGCATGCGGGTCGAGCTGCTCGGCCTCAGCTTCGTGCCGCAGCACTCCGACGCGCGCGTGCTTGAGCAACTGATTTACAAGTGGCGCCATAGCCGCGAGTTGATCGCCGATGTGCTGGTGGACAAATACAATGACGCGGCCGCCGCTGGTTGGCGCGCCACCGAGAGTGAAGTGCGTCGCGACGTGGCGCTGCTCTTCGAGAAGAACTTTGCCTCCTTTGTCGAGGCGCCCGCAACATGACGACGATGGCTGCAACTAAAGTTCAGGCGCCCACTCCCCTAGGCATCGAGCCGAGCTTCGGCTTCGGCGACCGCATCGGCTGCGCGACGCCCGGCCACTTGGCGGCGCTGCGTGAAGCGGGCGGCGCCATCCGCGGCATCTTTGCGCAGCAGTCGATCCGGGAGATGACCCGCACGCACCGCACCGCGCCGGAGGTGATGAAGGCCGCGGTCGATGCGCTGGAGGCCGAGGGCTTCTCGGACATCTGGTCCGCCGACGCGGACCACCTGAAGACGCCCGACGACGTGCGCGTTACGATGTCGGCGGGCTTCGTGTTCTTCACGCTCGACCCGTCGGGTTCGGTGGATCAGCAGGCCGACAGCTACTCGGCGAGCGAACTGGCCACGAAGTTCGAGGCCTGCAAGGACTCGGCGCCGTGGCTCGACACGTACCGCGGCAAGACGGTGAAGTTTGCCTCGGGCTCCATCGAGTTCAACGAGCCGACGCTGCGGCGCGCCGCCGTGAAGTACGGCAAGGCGATCCAGGCGACGATCGAGCTAGGCCGCTTCGTCGCCGAAGAGGCCGCCCGCCAAGGCAAGCCGTTCGAGCTCGAGCTCTCGGTCGATGAGACCGACCAGCCGACGACGCCGGCCGAGCACTACCTGATCGCCGATCAATTACGGCAAGCGGGCGTAGCGATCGTCAGCCTCGCCCCGCGCTTCGAGGGGGACTTCGAGAAGGGCGTCGATTACAAGGGCGATCTGGCGTCGCTCGAACATTCGCTTGGCTTCCACGCCGAGATCGCCCAAGAGTTGGGCCCCTACAAGCTGTCGTTGCACTCGGGGTCGGACAAAATCTCGATGTACCGCCTGCTGTCGCGGGCGACGAAGGGCCGCTTCCATGTGAAGACGGCCGGCACCAGTTACCTCGAAGCCCTGCGTGTCGTGGCGCGGAGCGACGACGCCCTGTTCCGGCGGATCGTCGACTTCTCGCGCGGCTGCTACGACCGCGACAAGGCGACCTACCACGTCTCCGCGACGCTCGCTGACGCGCCGCCACAAAGCGAGGTCGCCGACGCGATCGAACTCGAACGGCTGTACCTGGAGCGCTGGGAAGACGTCCCCGCGGGGAAGGGCTTCACGGCGCCGGGGCGACAAGTCCTGCATTGCACGTTTGGTTCGGTGATGACCGACCCCGAACTTGGCCCGGCCGTCAAGGGCGTGTTGGCGGGCAACCAATCGGCGTACGACGAGGTCCTGCGGGACCACTTCGTGCGGCACCTCGACCCGCTCCGCGAGGGTTGAGGCTTAGCCGAAGCTGCGCGCAGCGCTGGGACGCGCGGCGCGATCGCGGAATCTTTTCTCGCTGCTACTCTTCAACAATTCAGGCGACACAGGAGACGCATTACCATGCGGCTTACGGCCTATTCGTCGCGCGCTAGTCGCACCAGTGGTTTCACCCTCGTGGAGCTGCTGGTGGTGATCGCCATTATCGGCATCCTTGTAGCGCTACTCTTGCCGGCGGTGCAAGCCGCCCGCGAAGCGGCGCGGCGTTCGCAGTGCATCAATCAGATCAAGCAGCTCTCGCTGGCGATCCACAACCATCACGATGTACGGAAGGAGTTGCCCCCATCGAGAATCAACGACGGTCAAGCAACCTGGCTTTGGCTCATCTTGCCGCAGATTGAGGAGCAGGCGCACTTTGATCGTTGGGACTTCAAGCAAGGGTGCTTTTACGACTTGCCTGAACAGGTACGTTTGCATGAGCTGCCGAACATCGTCTGCCCCTCGCAGTTTCACGAGTCGCCTTTTGCGGCGGTGGCGCCAGGCGACACGCACGCCCACTCTGAAACCACATACGAAGGCGTGATCACGGACTACAGTCCGTCGGCGATATCGACTTGTGTCTCACTGACCTCCAGCTCGACCGAGAATGCGAAGCGCGCCGACGGGGCGATCGTGCCGGGAGATTTCGATCGCACCAATGGGAATTTCCCTAGGACGATCGAACGCTATTGGTCGAGGACTTCACTCTCGAAGATCACCGACGGCACCTCTAAGACCTTCATGGTAGGGCACGGAAGCAAGGACGAGGCCGAGTCGAAGCATGCGTTCGGCGGGGATGTCGAACCCGGTCTCCGATCGGGTGAGCTCGCCCCGTTCTCAAAGAGCCCCGACGAGGGAGGATTTGGAGGCCCGCATCCCGGCGTCGTCTTGATGGGAATGGCGGACGGCCAAGTGCGTCCGGTGAGGCTGGATATTGATCCCGCGGTCGTCGATCGCATGGTGACACGTGCCGGTGACGATCTCTATCAAGAGGATCAGCCGGCAAATGGTTCCTGCGCGCCGGTGATCTCCAATCCCTTCTGACCCCCGGATTAGCTCCGCAAACCCCATCATGCAATTGTTGAACGTCCGAAGCATCGTCTGGCTAGCCACGATCGTGGCGGTGGTCGCTGCTGGTTGCGGTGGCCCTGTCCGGATCAAGGTTGGCGGACGGGTGACTCGCGTCGATGGCACACCGGTGTCGGGGGCAAAAGTCCTCTTTCGATCTTCCGAGACGGGGGCGTCCGCCGACGGGATCACCGATGATGACGGCAACTACGAAGTTGGAGGAGTGGAAAGAGGAGACGGCGTGCCGCCCGGCAAGTACCAAGTGGCAGTGAGCGAGAAACGAGGCGGCTGGGATAACCCCAAGGCACGCACCATCCATCCCGTGTATGAGAGCCCCAGCACGTCGGGGTTGGAGTGCGAGGTGACGACATCGAGTTCTTCGATGAACTACGACATGGAACTCGAACTGCCAAGTACGTCAGGAAAGAGTTGACACAATCTCTCCTTGTTGCAACCGCGGAGTCTCTGCAATGTTCTATTCTCGTCTCGTTTCCATCGCCTTCACCGCGTCAGCGGCGCTTCTCTGTCCCTCGAGCGTCATCGCGGCGGTCAACTTCGTCGGAGAGCCAGCGCCGGCCGCCCTCGGCGACTTCAATAGCGATGGCGCCGTGAACGCCGCGGATTACACGGTCTACCGAGATAACGACGGAAGTGGGGCCGCGTTGCCCAACGACAACGGCCTCGGAACCCCCATTGGCGCTGCCCATTACACGTTGTGGAGCACGAACTACGGGGCGACGGGTGGATCGGGGGCAACGTTCGCATTTGAGGACCCCGCGAACTGGGACGTTAGTGACTTTAACCCCATACCGTCAGCGGGTCTCGAATCGACCCCTCCAGGCCGCGACAGTATCTGGTTTGTCGATAACAATGCGGAAGACATCACGATCGTTCTCACCGATGAGCGGAGCGGCGAGAACGGGACCGAGCAAATGGGCACGTTTGCTTATGGCGGAGAGTCTGGCGCCAATGACTTCAACGCGAAGACAACGTTCGTCATCAACAATAGCGTTACTTTGACTGCCATCGAGCGCAACTCAAGCGGTGAACCGACCGGCACGACGAACGGGACCCGGGCCATGCGACTCGGCCGAGAGAATATCAACCCGCTAAGCACTCTCGCCGGCGGAACCACCGAGACGGCCCCTTGGGCGATCCTGAAACATACGCATGGTACGCTCCAGTACGTGCCCGAGGTTCCGGCTAATAACGCAACGATCGATTTCTCTCGCGACAAACCTAACTCCGCCGGCGCATTATACGAGATCTGTGGCGACGCGGTTTTGAATCTTCACGGTGCGATTCGCCTGGGAGATCGTGACAATGGCGGCTCACGAACCACGCCGGGCGCGATCTTCCGTGTACGCGGGTCGGGGGTCCAGGCTAACGTTGAGGATTACTGGAACGAAAGCCGACTCGGCCTCTGGGACCACGACAACGATGTCACAACCGACAACCCGAATGGCGTCACGAACATGAAGCTCGGCAAGTTTGTCACAGAGTTTGTTCTCGACGCTGGCGGCGCCTCGCCGGTTGTCGTGAACGACGAACTCCGTCTCGGTCGCACCGAGGACCTCGAAGGGAATCGTGAGATCGGTTACGCCTTTCTGCGGATCAAGCTCTCGGAGCCGACCACTGCGGGTTCAGGCAGTGTCGGGTCAGGTGACGAGATCGTGCTGTTCCAGGCTGATCGCATCTCATCGCAAGTTGACCTCGACAACGACCCCGGCGTGGAATCGGGCGAGATCGAAATGGGACGGTTCTTTGACCCTGACCGGGCTGGCCTTAACACGGCTGGCACGTCGATGCTCCCGCACGCGGGATTATGGGAAGGCACAAAAGTGCGTGCCGACTACGCCGGCGCCGCGTACGAGTGGACGATCAACTACTTCGACTCTGCAGATGATGGTGTGGTGGTGGACGCGGTGACGCTTAGTGATCTGCTAGTCACGGGCACGCCCGGCGACTTGAGCGGGAATGGCGTCTTGGGCCCCGAAGAT from Botrimarina mediterranea encodes:
- a CDS encoding tagaturonate epimerase family protein; translation: MAATKVQAPTPLGIEPSFGFGDRIGCATPGHLAALREAGGAIRGIFAQQSIREMTRTHRTAPEVMKAAVDALEAEGFSDIWSADADHLKTPDDVRVTMSAGFVFFTLDPSGSVDQQADSYSASELATKFEACKDSAPWLDTYRGKTVKFASGSIEFNEPTLRRAAVKYGKAIQATIELGRFVAEEAARQGKPFELELSVDETDQPTTPAEHYLIADQLRQAGVAIVSLAPRFEGDFEKGVDYKGDLASLEHSLGFHAEIAQELGPYKLSLHSGSDKISMYRLLSRATKGRFHVKTAGTSYLEALRVVARSDDALFRRIVDFSRGCYDRDKATYHVSATLADAPPQSEVADAIELERLYLERWEDVPAGKGFTAPGRQVLHCTFGSVMTDPELGPAVKGVLAGNQSAYDEVLRDHFVRHLDPLREG
- a CDS encoding carboxypeptidase-like regulatory domain-containing protein is translated as MQLLNVRSIVWLATIVAVVAAGCGGPVRIKVGGRVTRVDGTPVSGAKVLFRSSETGASADGITDDDGNYEVGGVERGDGVPPGKYQVAVSEKRGGWDNPKARTIHPVYESPSTSGLECEVTTSSSSMNYDMELELPSTSGKS
- a CDS encoding DUF1559 family PulG-like putative transporter encodes the protein MRLTAYSSRASRTSGFTLVELLVVIAIIGILVALLLPAVQAAREAARRSQCINQIKQLSLAIHNHHDVRKELPPSRINDGQATWLWLILPQIEEQAHFDRWDFKQGCFYDLPEQVRLHELPNIVCPSQFHESPFAAVAPGDTHAHSETTYEGVITDYSPSAISTCVSLTSSSTENAKRADGAIVPGDFDRTNGNFPRTIERYWSRTSLSKITDGTSKTFMVGHGSKDEAESKHAFGGDVEPGLRSGELAPFSKSPDEGGFGGPHPGVVLMGMADGQVRPVRLDIDPAVVDRMVTRAGDDLYQEDQPANGSCAPVISNPF